A stretch of Gossypium hirsutum isolate 1008001.06 chromosome A06, Gossypium_hirsutum_v2.1, whole genome shotgun sequence DNA encodes these proteins:
- the LOC107962424 gene encoding F-box protein FBW2 isoform X1, giving the protein MEEEQSEFRHWDELLPDVLGLIFCYLSLKELLKVIPCVCKSWSKAVMGPLCWQYIDLFQWSIRWQPHQLDRMLRMLVTRSCGSLRSLHVAGLQNDSNFSFITENAGSLRVLRLPRSEISGSIVEETAQRLSTITFLDLSHCPKIGAKAIEAIGKHCKFLVTLCRNIHFLDSAGKVELEDEANAIAATMPRLKHLELRCHFISTECVLKILYGCPHLEHLDIKGCLEVELDHQFLKDKFPKLKNLLELRLRNVGGPYIGYHEFIDWIYGFSYLRMWVECWLNGEIKLPLSVIECAIPCPSYVLQFLLSL; this is encoded by the exons ATGGAAGAAGAGCAAAGCGAGTTTCGACACTGGGATGAACTACTTCCTGATGTATTGGGGCTGATCTTCTGTTACCTGTCCTTAAAAGAGTTGCTGAAAGTCATTCCCTGTGTTTGCAAATCCTGGAGTAAGGCAGTCATGGGTCCCCTTTGTTGGCAATATATAGATCTTTTTCAATGGAGCATTCGCTGGCAGCCCCATCAACTCGATCGGATGCTTCGAATGCTAGTCACAAGAAGCTGTGGTTCTCTCCGCAGCCTACATGTTGCAGGTCTTCAGAATGATtccaatttctcattcatcacagaGAA TGCTGGCTCCCTTCGGGTTTTACGACTGCCCCGAAGTGAAATAAGTGGTTCAATAGTAGAAGAAACCGCCCAAAGGCTTTCCACAATCACTTTCTTGGATTTGAGTCACTGTCCCAAAATTGGTGCCAAAGCCATAGAGGCCATTGGAAAGCACTGTAAATTTCTTGTAACTCTTTGCCGCAACATCCACTTTCTGGATTCAGCAGGCAAGGTCGAACTGGAAGATGAGGCGAATGCAATAGCAGCTACAATGCCAAGGCTAAAGCATCTTGAGTTGCGTTGTCATTTTATCAGCACGGAATGTGTTCTCAAAATCCTTTATGGTTGTCCTCATCTTGAGCATTTGGATATAAAGGGGTGCCTGGAAGTGGAACTTGATCATCAGTTCCTTAAAGACAAGTTCCCAAAGCTAAAGAATCTGCTGGAGCTGCGCTTGAGAAATGTAGGTGGACCGTACATCGGTTATCATGAATTCATTGACTGGATATATGGATTCTCTTATTTGAGAATGTGGGTTGAATGTTGGTTGAATGGAGAAATTAAATTACCTCTTTCAGTAATAGAATGTGCCATTCCATGCCCTTCATAtgttcttcaatttcttctttcatTGTAG